The following are encoded in a window of Phaseolus vulgaris cultivar G19833 chromosome 3, P. vulgaris v2.0, whole genome shotgun sequence genomic DNA:
- the LOC137806503 gene encoding gibberellin-regulated protein 1-like — MPLPSEMLLNISSSFSYQLHTSKMENKLKTLLLLLLLMASALFFCMPNVTYAASSVNIEGHLTHSELVKGPIRKLLSFVDCGERCKVRCSLESRPKICTRACGTCCSRCKCVPPGPYGNREVCGKCYTDMTTHGNKPKCP; from the exons ATGCCTCTGCCCTCAGAAATGCTACTCAACATTTCAAGCTCCTTCTCCTACCAACTTCATACTTCCAAAATGGAGAACAAACTCAAGACTTTActgttgctgctgctgctcATGGCTTCTGCACTATTCTTCTGCATGCCAAAT GTGACTTATGCTGCTTCTAGTGTCAACATAGAAGGCCATCTCACCCATTCTGAG CTGGTGAAAGGACCCATCAGAAAGCTTTTGTCATTTGTGG ATTGTGGAGAGAGGTGCAAGGTGAGATGCAGTTTAGAGTCAAGGCCAAAGATCTGCACAAGAGCTTGCGGGACATGCTGTTCAAGGTGCAAGTGTGTTCCTCCAGGTCCTTATGGTAACAGAGAGGTGTGTGGGAAGTGTTACACAGACATGACCACTCATGGCAACAAACCTAAGTGCCCCTAG
- the LOC137806502 gene encoding IAA-amino acid hydrolase ILR1-like 4 produces MDHLRLILLLFLFLPTCFTFTFQTPSINEFSNQSSSSLKQQISELANSPSTVKWMKRIRREIHEHPELANEEFRTSALIRRELDQLGVSYKWPVAGTGVVAKLGSGSPPFVALRADMDALPIQERVEWDHKSKVDGKMHACAHDAHVAMLLGAAKILQEMKDVLQTTVVLIFQPAEERGTGAKEMVREKVLEDVGAILGLHLGSEYQTGVVASRPGEFLAGCGGFKAKISGKGGLAGVPQHCYDPVLAASTSVISLQNIVSREVDPLDSQVLSVAMINAGYAHDIIPDSATFGGTYRAFSKKSFYGLRKRIEEVIKGQAEVHRCFAEVEFLGNEQPTIPPTTNDVRIYQLAHQVSSKIVGEDKVKLAPLFTGSEDFAFYLEKVPGTFILLGTRNEKSGSIYPAHSPYFFIDEDVLPIGAAIHAAFALSYHSYSTNSYSL; encoded by the exons ATGGACCATCTTAGACTTATTCTCCTACTTTTCCTCTTCCTACCCACCTGCTTCACTTTCACGTTTCAAACTCCTTCAATCAATGAGTTTTCCAACCAAAGTTCGTCTTCTCTGAAGCAGCAGATTAGCGAGCTAGCTAACAGTCCCAGCACGGTGAAATGGATGAAGAGAATAAGGAGGGAAATCCATGAACATCCAGAACTTGCGAATGAGGAGTTCAGGACAAGTGCTCTCATCAGGCGTGAGCTTGACCAGTTGGGTGTTTCCTACAAGTGGCCTGTGGCTGGGACTGGTGTGGTTGCAAAACTTGGTTCTGGGTCTCCTCCTTTTGTTGCTCTCAGAGCAGACATGGATGCTTTGCCAATTCAG GAAAGGGTCGAATGGGATCATAAGAGCAAAGTGGATGGAAAAATGCATGCTTGTGCACACGATGCACATGTTGCCATGCTACTTGGAGCTGCAAAGATACTGCAAGAAATGAAAGACGTGTTACAG ACTACTGTTGTTCTAATCTTCCAACCAGCTGAGGAAAGAGGCACAGGGGCAAAAGAAATGGTCCGAGAAAAGGTGCTTGAAGATGTTGGGGCTATTCTTGGGTTGCACTTGGGGTCAGAGTATCAAACGGGTGTTGTTGCATCACGGCCAGGAGAATTTTTAGCTGGATGTGGAGGCTTCAAAGCAAAGATCAGTGGAAAAGGGGGTTTAGCAGGCGTTCCCCAGCATTGTTATGATCCAGTTTTGGCTGCTTCAACATCAGTTATTAGCTTGCAAAACATTGTTTCGAGGGAGGTTGATCCTTTGGATTCTCAG GTGCTTTCTGTGGCCATGATCAATGCAGGGTATGCTCACGACATCATCCCTGATTCAGCTACATTTGGAGGTACTTACAGAGCATTCAGCAAAAAGAGCTTCTATGGACTCAGGAAAAGGATAGAAGAG GTTATCAAAGGGCAGGCAGAAGTACATAGGTGTTTTGCTGAGGTTGAGTTCTTAGGTAATGAACAGCCCACAATCCCTCCAACCACAAATGATGTAAGAATATACCAACTAGCACACCAAGTCTCTAGTAAGATTGTTGGAGAAGATAAAGTAAAATTAGCTCCCCTCTTCACTGGGAGTGAAGATTTTGCATTTTACTTGGAAAAAGTACCTGGCACATTCATTCTTCTGGGTACACGAAATGAGAAGAGTGGATCCATATATCCTGCTCATAGTCCTTACTTTTTCATTGACGAAGATGTGCTTCCTATTGGTGCTGCAATACATGCAGCATTTGCTCTTTCATACCATTCTTATTCAACAAACTCATACTCTTTGTAA